One window of the Tachypleus tridentatus isolate NWPU-2018 chromosome 10, ASM421037v1, whole genome shotgun sequence genome contains the following:
- the LOC143229921 gene encoding laminin subunit alpha-like, with product MKSHPGGEIRTTSKKYNDKNWHYITATKTLHQLRLDIDDLYDFDQETSEKNEISITTPLYFGGVPQDYVIKPEAAASIKPFIGCIGDTTVNNQFQNFADSQDRPGSSLTSCPLADPDDVITEPPVVDYSTALPDHIQEKITEGQEIEGPDFESFTTLPPTTTLLTTLEPTVPYPTPYGLCKLPISPLSDPDITSEDGLRYGNSPLETNFKCMHKHTIR from the exons ATGAAGAGCCATCCTGGTGGTGAAATAAGAACAACCTCCAAGAAGTACAATGACAAAAACTGGCACTATATTACAGCAACAAAAACCTTACATCAGTTGAGACTAGATATTGATGACCTGTATGATTTTGACCAAGAAACATCAGAAAAGAATGAAATTTCCATTACAACACCCCTGTACTTTGGTGGAGTGCCTCAGGACTATGTCATAAAACCTGAAGCTGCAGCATCTATAAAACCATTTATTGGCTGTATAGGAGACACCACTGTTAACAACCAATTCCAGAATTTTGCAGACTCCCAAGATAGGCCAGGATCCTCATTAACCAGTTGCCCACTAGCTGATCCTGATGATGTGATTACAGAGCCACCTGTGGTAGACTACTCCACTGCTTTACCAGACCATATACAAG AAAAAATTACTGAAGGCCAGGAAATTGAAGGGCCTGATTTTGAAAGCTTTACTACTCTACCACCCACAACCACTTTGCTTACAACATTAGAGCCCACTGTCCCATATCCAACTCCTTATGGTTTATGTAAGCTACCTATTTCACCATTAAGTGACCCTGATATTACTTCAGAAGATGGACTGCGTTATGGTAATTCTCCACTAGAAACGAATTTTAAATGCATGCACAAGCACACTATTAGATGA